The following DNA comes from Bradyrhizobium manausense.
GATCTGACGGTCTCCCAGATCCTCGCGATCGCGAAAGCCGAGAAGCTTCCCACGCGCCTGGTGTTCTTTACCGAATCCGACACCGACCAGGAGCTGGCCGCAGCCATTGCTGCCGGCACCTGTAGCGCCATTTCGAAATATGACTCCCCCGACACGATGCTGCGATCGCTGCGGCTGATGGCGAAGCGCGGCGTGTTGCTGGAGCAATCCGATTTCTCGCCGGCCGGCACCGAAGCTGACGGCGCCAAGATTGAAAAGATGCTGGAGCAATTGACGCAACGGGAACGTCAAATTGTACGACTGGTGTCGGAGGGCATGTCGAACAAGGAGATCGCGCGCCAGCTCAACGTCTCCCAAGGGACGGTCAAAGTCCACCTGTACAATATTTTTCAGAAGCTCGAGATCACCAACAGAACCGTGCTCGCAACCATCGCGTTGCTGCAGCGGACCTCCGCCTTCGGCACGCTCGCGCTGGCCTTTCTGGCGTTCGGCATTGCGGACGAGCTCAAGGCGTCGGAGGCGAACCACGCGCTTGCGCATAGCGACATGCCTCCGAATGACGGCGGCTTCGGCCACGCGGGCACGCACGCCGACTATGAACCCTGGAAGAAGGCCATTCTCCGGCACCGCATGGCCTGGGAATCCAGCGAGACGCCACCGCCCACCCTGAGAGATTTCCTGGCCAAGGTGGGCCAAGTCACGACCCCGGCGGCGACATTGGAAGCGCTGCGCGCGGCCGAGCAGGTTGTCGGCCCCAAATCGTGGACAGAGTTCGGTCCTGCCGGATCGAGCACGCCCAATCTTCCCGCGCTTTCACCGCGAGGAGCCAGCGACACGCAGATTGGAAGCGACCCGGCCGCGGACCATCCATTCCCGCGGCCTGCTTCCAGTCCGATGTCGCTTCAAGGAGGGTATGGCACCTTCGCCATTCTCACCGGCGCCTTGATCTACGCACTGAACGACCCGCATCTCGCCGCACACGCGCATGAGGCGGACAAAGGATCGATCGACAGCCTCCTGGGCCTCACCGGAGAGAATGCGACCAAGGTCGCCGCGATCACCGATGCTGGCGCTCATCGTGTCGACGACAAGGCCCCGGCCTTGCCTTCGCACGAACTCCACCAACCGTCCGCTGACGTGACCACTGGAAACGAAAGCGCCGCTGGAGAAGGCGTCCGGGCTCACATGAGCGATGGCGCGGCCAGCGACAACCTCCAACCGGTTGGCCTATCGGACGCCGGTCACGATGCCGCTCCAGGAGCAGTTCTTGGAGCAGTTCCTGGAGCACATGGCCGCGATCAACTGATTGGTGGCAACGTTGTTCATCGTTCCCCGATCGATTCCAGTTCGACCTCGTCCTCCGCCTTCGATTTCGCAGCGGGATCGAGCAGGATCAATCTTGCGGCTTTCGGAGCGCTTGCCTGGCTGCATATGACATCAGCAGGCAAGACGATACCGCCACATACCCTCGCGTGGGTCTACGACGCCGCCAGCAATGAAACGATCGTCTATGTGAATCCGACCGATCATAGTCTCGATGTCGGTGACCGCGGCCTGCTGGAAGTCCATCTGCAAGGAAACGTGTCCGTTGCGGAGTCGGATCTCGCCGCTCAGCCGGAAGCCGCGGCCGTCGCGATCACGCTGGAGCAGCTCGAACAAGCGCTGCCGTCGGCGATCACGGCGGACGAAGCGGTTCTGAGTGCGGACAATGCCCATGGCACTGCCGGAGCGAGCGAGAGCACATTCGGGACGTCAGGAGTTTGGAGCATCCTGGCCGACGACGGCTCGAGATTCCAGTTCGGGCAGGTCAGGGCCGGCCCAGCGGCGTCGGCGAGGTCCGTAAGTTTCACCAGCGATGCGGCGGAGGCGACGGAGGACAACGATGGCGCTTCGGGCGTATCGGCGTCTCCGTCACCAGTCGTGCTTGCTCATCACGCGGCGGCTGCGACAGGAGAAAACCCCGCGTTGAAGAGCGAGCCGATCAACGCGGACCACGGCGTTTCGCCGATCGGACAGAACGAGATCGTCCAACCGAGCATCGTGACGGCTACCGACGCGGATGAAGCTGAGTCCTCACCGGGCAACAGCGCCGAGCATCGCGCCGAGGCTTCAGAATCGGCGCCGGGCCTAGCGAAGGCGGCAGAAGCACACGCCAGGGAGCACGGCAACTCCGCGCACGCAAACTCTGCAAGCGCAGAAGCCGTCGACAGTCCAGAGGACGTCGCAACGGCCGACAGCGTGGTCCACGGCAATTCGCAGCACACCTCGGATCCGGGGTCTGCGAAGTCGGCAGAGGCGCACGAGAAGGAGCACGGCAACTCCGCGCACGCAAACTCTGCAAGCGCAGCGGAGACCGCCGACAA
Coding sequences within:
- a CDS encoding response regulator transcription factor — protein: MLDVTAKQWIFQRIRLVIVDRQPIVLQGLKSVLGAQQDFDVVASASDGTSCLEAMRNSIPDVALIADTLPDLTVSQILAIAKAEKLPTRLVFFTESDTDQELAAAIAAGTCSAISKYDSPDTMLRSLRLMAKRGVLLEQSDFSPAGTEADGAKIEKMLEQLTQRERQIVRLVSEGMSNKEIARQLNVSQGTVKVHLYNIFQKLEITNRTVLATIALLQRTSAFGTLALAFLAFGIADELKASEANHALAHSDMPPNDGGFGHAGTHADYEPWKKAILRHRMAWESSETPPPTLRDFLAKVGQVTTPAATLEALRAAEQVVGPKSWTEFGPAGSSTPNLPALSPRGASDTQIGSDPAADHPFPRPASSPMSLQGGYGTFAILTGALIYALNDPHLAAHAHEADKGSIDSLLGLTGENATKVAAITDAGAHRVDDKAPALPSHELHQPSADVTTGNESAAGEGVRAHMSDGAASDNLQPVGLSDAGHDAAPGAVLGAVPGAHGRDQLIGGNVVHRSPIDSSSTSSSAFDFAAGSSRINLAAFGALAWLHMTSAGKTIPPHTLAWVYDAASNETIVYVNPTDHSLDVGDRGLLEVHLQGNVSVAESDLAAQPEAAAVAITLEQLEQALPSAITADEAVLSADNAHGTAGASESTFGTSGVWSILADDGSRFQFGQVRAGPAASARSVSFTSDAAEATEDNDGASGVSASPSPVVLAHHAAAATGENPALKSEPINADHGVSPIGQNEIVQPSIVTATDADEAESSPGNSAEHRAEASESAPGLAKAAEAHAREHGNSAHANSASAEAVDSPEDVATADSVVHGNSQHTSDPGSAKSAEAHEKEHGNSAHANSASAAETADNTEPDAATAATVVHGNSQHASEPGSAKAAEAHEKEHGNSANANSASPVQTADNTEPDAATAATEVHGNSQHASEPGSAKSAEAHEKEHGNSANANSASAAETANSAEPDAATADSVVHGNSQHASEPGSAKAATTESAESDSTPGNSGAAHGNSQHASEPGPAKAAATDLADADSAPGNSGAAHDNSGHSNAADAAQSVNPNVATADGSGHGNSQHASDPGPATAATTDLADSTPGNSAGKGNGHHDQAPDVADAAAAVTTSEPAEHGNSGHDLQTASAAAPDTAASADPDVATTDSAGHGNSQHASDPGPATAATTDLADSAPGNSAGKGNGHHDQAPDVADAAAAVTTSEPAEHGNSGHDIQTASAAAPDTAASADPDVATTDSAGHGNSQHASDPGPATAATTDLANSTPGNSAGKGNGHHDQAPDAADASAAATTTEPAEHGNSGHDVQTASAAAPDTAASVDPDVATTDSASHGNSQHASDPGPATTATTDLADSTPGNSAGKGNGHHDQAPDVADAAAAVTTTEPTEHGNSGHDVQTASASALDTAESVDPDSAATDGAGHGNSQHAAQSAAIAVEPAQPAQAAPVASGIDQEPVFRFDSMATPPAVAAVVAPQELNDSLDSHVPPGQQKALDAIVQTVSIAPPDDHSANHGNGNSHHASHDLLV